The Arachis ipaensis cultivar K30076 chromosome B07, Araip1.1, whole genome shotgun sequence genomic interval CCGTCTGCTTAATTTTAGACTCTGATCTAGATCGTTTATATTTATCGACGGTAAGtgttgtcgatattttaaataacAAAATCGACGCCATGTttgttgattttaaaataaaagtattttccaCTCCTCGTTCGTCAACAGTGTGACGATAATAGTGTGAAGGTTAATTCATTATAAAAATATCGACGGCCTGGCTGtcgattttaataatttatttgtaATTACATTTTTTTGACAATATCGACAGCAAGCTGTCGAAAAATATTGACGGCAGAAATAGCCGTCGATTTTTGGCGTCGAAAAAAaggctttttcttgtagtgacctAATAATAACTCTAATATTAATtgatttttactatttttattttacattgaaattatatattataaaatatttatgttgctttttcaaattcaataattATTCACATGTTTGTATTATAATTCCAGTAAAATATTAttagaaaattttaattattcATTTGTTAATACTTTTAATTATCGAAAATAACTTNNNNNNNNNNNNNNNNNNNNNNNNNNNNNNNNNNNNTTTTTagtattaatataataatttgtAACATAATTTATGTTGTTCAATTGAGTCATTTATTTATTATCATATTGAGAATAATATCGAAAATAGAATGTCAATCAGCTGAAGCAATAATTATCAGAtttgttttcttttataaaattttgagaaATTTTAAGTTCCACATGTATAGAAATATGTTTTATTTTGATCAAAAATTAAATTAGTATATTTACAATATTTCGACAGCTTCATGGCTCTTTTTAATGgtttttttctttgaattttttttctaccACCAATCACATCTGTGACTTATCCATATCAACCAAGCATAGATACGGAaccaaaaaatattatttgacaAATAATATTAAGGGAAAGAATGATGTTTTGGTGAATAGTAAAAATTTcttttataatagaaaaaaaattacgaataaaaatttatttgagTAAAAGATAAATAGGTTTCTAATATTTTTAAATGCAGATATTTTCATTCCTTAAGattgaaaaatacatttaaatttcTCATCTTATAAAATGCGTGACAATTATGTCCATCCGTCGAGTTGGGGTTCAAAACGATAACGAAGAATGCGGACCTGGAGGGGTAAAGACTGAGGTGTCCATTTTGGTTGATGATATGGATGGTGAATAAATTGTTAATGGACCAATTGGTCCTTATGCTTCAAAACGACGCCGTTACTATGAATGAGCCCTATTTGATCAAAATGCATCGACGAAGCCATGGTCATTGATGGTGTGATCGTCCATGACGAGTGAAGGGGATTTTTCATGCACAAGACCTAGAGGAGAATCTTCATGTGCCGTGCCAGGAGGATATGAGCGAGATGGAATTGCGCCAAAGTACTTTTGCGGTGTATATGCCATTCTGTACAAGTCAAGAACAACAACTAACCCTAATAGAATGTTTCTCGGGTGTCTATTTTTCAAGGTAAGTTACTATTTTGGCAATAGTTGGATGAGACTGTAATGTGTCTAACTGGATGATTCTCTAAAAATTTGCTCCAGGTTAAAGAACGGTACTGCCGGTTCTTTGTCTGGCTTGATGAATACCTAAAAAAAATCAGGGCCATAGAGTCTCAAGCATTGGGTGCTGTGGATGATGCTGAGGGAATAGACATTGAAGAATAGCTATTTCGAAGgcaagaattgaaaaaaaaaaatagaagatttGGAGAGGAAACTATTAtctattgaaaagaaaaaatacatgAATTTATGGCATATTATTGTGATTAGTGTAGTTGTTGTTACTCTTACTATATATTTCTTAAAAGGCTGAAGATGATTGATGTACCTGGTGATGTTGTAATAAAAATTGCCACTGCTGGCTATGTAATGTGAATTCTATGTTGGACTGACTCTAATTTTCTTTGAAATTAGAATAACTAAATAATATTGCAAGTCAAGTATTATATAAGGTAGTAATTTTAAATAGATTATAACCAAATATTATACGATAATGTATCTGGCTTAATCCCAAACATTACATAATAGCATAAGTTTTCCACAAAATAACAAAATGTCTAGTTGGCATGTAAACAAGTTTGCCAAACTATGATAGCTAGAAAGCATTGTTCAATTGATGCTAATAACTAGGACAAAAAACAGAACTCATGCAGTTGTGTTCAGTTCTTCTAATGCTTGGATCCAGGAGTAGGGATGAACTTAAAAATTCTTGTGGTACCACTGCTAGCTGCTTTCAATGTCTCCTTTGATGGTGTCCCACTAGTGCTTGTGCTTTGAGTTTGTCGTGAATTTGGTGGTGAATTTGTACTTGTTGGGGGCCTAACAATTATTTGCTTGGGTCTGAATTTAGAGGCAGTAGCTCGATTTTTGGGTTGGCCCATTCTTGGCAGCTGGGATGGAGGCCTGAATGGAGTTTGGACTGGAGCAGATGGTGTTGTTGCTACAGCTACTTAAGGGAAGAGTGGTGCAGCTACTGGTGTAGCCCCTGATGCTGCTGCCTGCATTGTTGTGTTGGTTGGTAGTCCAATAGTATTCTAGCTAGTGACATTATTCTGGAAAAATAACCGAAATACCCAGATATTTAAATTCAGGAACAAAAAGAAATTGATTGGCATTAAAAGTGTACAGTTTATAATGGTCTTACAGTAGATTGTTCTTGCACAGTACTAGTTTTAGCACATTTTTCACCCTGAGATTGGTTTAGATCTTATTCATCAAAGATCCAGCAAGGTAACCAAATGGACAAATTAGTGCTTAAGAAAGATAAAAAATGACATCATAACTACTGACAATTTTTAAAATGGACAATATCCTAATGCATAAACAGGACTTGCTTACCTCTCGTTGAGGTGTTGATTGTGAAAGGGAAAGCAGCACTAAGGCTTGTGAGGCATCAGCAGACttcttaggtttttttttttttttggtttctagTTGGGGTTACTTGGTGCTCCTTTGCAAGTCTTATACACAGTTTCGATGATGTGCTCTCGGCATTACCTCCTTTAAGGCTGGTAGCAGGCCCTACAAACATATGATGTTGCAAACACATAATATTGTCAAACAGTCCAGAGACATGCAATATGCTAACCAATGGTTACTAGCCTAATCTACCCAAATAAACAATGTAAAAGTCTGACCTTTTTCTGGTCGAACATAAAGTTTCAACCAAATTGACTGGCATTACCCAAATCTTTCTGAAGCAGTGTAAGGAACCATTTCCATGATTCCTTAGTCTCAGATCTTACAACACTATATGCCACTACATAAAATTGGTTGTCGCATCCTGTGCAACTGCTGAAAGTAGTTGGCCTCCAAGGTATGTCTTAAGAAAATTTTCATCTAGATGGATGAAAGGCCTACATCCACTCTTAAAGCCTTTCTTATAGCCCTCGAAGCAGATATATATTTTGTTAAACACAGGGAGGGATTGTGGAATAGGCTTCACATCAACTCTTGCTATTGACCTGGGATTACTCTTAATTATCTCCATGCCATAGTCCCTGAGCTTCTCATACTGTTCTTTTTTGTTTCTCGTTATCCTCTCTTTGGCCTCTTTCACTGCCCTGTAAACCATCTTCGGATGCACCACCAGGTTAAACTCTTCTATAAGGAAGTCAATTGCCTTATTAGTTGTCATATGAGGTTGACTTGCTATTCTCTTCTCCACTTTTTTACTGATCCAGTGTTGATCAGCAGCATTACTACCCAAATATCTTGTACATGTATGCTCTGACTTGTAAGTCTTTACCTGAAAGCATAACAGTGTCTTGTTGTAGGATAGATGTGGCAGCCACAGACAGTCTTTACCCCTGCAGCCAACTCTCACCCGTTCCTTATCATTTTTAATCCAGAGAAGTTCCCTCCCTTCAGATATGAATATATCTCTTACCACTTCTTTAAACCCATCAATGGTTGCAAACTTGGTTCCAATATCAAATCTACCCTCTCCAAATCTATACTCATCATTAAACGCTAAAAATTCATGCTTGTCTCCCTCATCTTCTGACGACACTGGTGTGTGAAGATTCTCTGATTCATACTCATAAATGGGGTCATCATCATCTGAATCCTCCTCATTTACATAGAGGCCGATTGGAGGCCTATCATTGGGCTGCACAGTAGGCACAGCTTCCTCAGCGTATACAGCAGGCCTAGTTCTTTGGGACTTTACATTATGCCCAATTCTTTTGGGCTTGGCAGCGGGCCTAGTTCTTTTGGGCTTCACAGTGGGCCCAGTTCCTTTGGCATCACTCTCACTTGCACTCCTTTGTCCACCTCTTTTTTTACCTCCGCTTGACTCTGTCTCTATCCCTTCCTTCACACTGATCTTTCTCTTTGGCAGAACCTTATCCTTTTCTTTCAGAATTCTTTTTCTCCTCATCCCATCATCTTCCTCATCAAAGCTAGAATAATCCTCATCTGAAACAGTTTCAGAGACAGCCGGAGGAGGTTTATACAATTCGTCCTCCCCACTTTCATGCCCATCATCTTTTGTGGATGGTGATGACTAAAGCTCCCTTATGATGCTATCAACATCAATGGGATCATCAAATTCTTCTGCACCCTTTTCTGTAGCAACATCTTCTACTATCTGTGACTCATCAACGGGGTGGTCGAAGTATATGTAAAACTCATCAGTGGTTGAATTTTTGAGCTTGTTCTCTCGAAGTTCATTTATTCCTGCATCCCCTCTCAGAATGTGCAGTCTAGACTCAACGTCACTACTTTTGGGTCATACCAATAAACTGCCCTATATGATGCATATCCCAGACCCTTGAACAATGTTACTAAGTCCTCAAAATTCATGAAGTCTAAGTCcatcttcaaaaatttttcaacttTTCCACCAATATATTGAAGAGTTCCACTGGGTGTTCTACCAAAGTGGCCTCCGTGATGAAAAACAGGTACCGCATATATATATCATCCATCTGCATTATCCACAAATACATAAATCGGAGATTAAACCCTATATCAAGTGCATGAAATTTTGAAATCAGTAAACTCcacatagctttttctcattcttttacccgaaagaaaacatgcaatcaCCCCTAAGCCCAACCCCATGCATTATATTGTCACAAATATTTAAACAACAATGCACGTAGCCTCGACTATTACCCTTACCTCTCTAGAAGATGGCAGCTTTTTTTCCAGACGAAGCTTGCCGTTAACTTCGCCAACCATAACGTCCACTAAGCACACCACCACCTTCAACTGGAGGAAGAAGTTTTTTTAGGGAGAAAGACGTTTGTCTTCTGATAGGGTTTTCTGTAATAACTGGAGTGGTTTCTGGGTGTTATGGGGATTACGAAGGGTGTAGTAAGGTGGGGGATGTTAACGGCGTCGTTTTGAAGCATAAGGATCAATTTGTCTATTAACAATTTGTTCGCCATCGACATCATTAACCAAAACGGACACCTCAGTCTTCACCCCTCCAGGTTTGCATTCTCCGTTGCCGTTTTGAACTCCAACTCGACGGAGGTACATAATTGTCACGCGTTTTATAAGGTGAgagatttaattgtatttttcaatcctaaaaaaaaaatatccgCATTTAAAAAGGTCAAAgacctatttatcttttactCAACTTATTATGTGCAATGCACTTGATCATTCTTAATTTAGTAAAAATATTCACTTTTAATCTGATTCTACTCCttcctaaaaaaaatttttaattgactTTGATCCTACAATATAGAAAAATGAAATTACGACAAAGAGAATAACATAAACtccaatattatattattttacttttatattcaactaaaatacaaaagaaaaaaatgttaatttttttcCTATCACTTATGATATTTTATATTCATTAATTCATTCTTTTATTTTAAGTATGTGTTTTTGTTATTATATTATTGACTATTTTTAAACTAAACCAATCTTAACATTATTGATGTATAATTAATTGTTATCATTTCTATTATTTATACCGTTCTTTTCTATAAAACTTTTTTGCTTCTCAATTTCTTTTGCTTGTAGGCGAGTTTTTTCCTTtacttctcttttttattttaattagagtAAATCACATGTATAATTTTATACGCTTATTTGTGCATTTATTTAAACATAAATACAgtagattagatataaaaagctATTTGGGTTAATAAAATTATgagatataattatttttgtaatttaaagTATGGAATAATGATTGTATTTCTAGTTACATTTTTATAATTAACTTAATGAGATGTCTATTCATCAAGTATATAATTTCATATGATAACTCATAAAATCAAGATTTcggattaatttaaatatttaatttttattttttaaaaaattagttctAATACATGTTAAAACACCTTTATATGCAAATCAAATTAAAGAAACatgaaaaaagttttaaaaattcaattataattgaCTAATTAAATTAAGATAGGAaggaattttaaaattatttttatttatttttatttgtttgctttcagttttaaaaattcaatttaaaactaCTTGTGTCTATAACAAAAGTTTTTTTTgtttgaaagaagaaaaacttttgttttttttttttttgttttggttgtccacggtatcccccaacccaaCAGGTCAATGACTAATTCATTGCGGATCTGAGTTTTAAGGGcctgccgctggccaatgggttgctacATGCATAAGGTGGGATTCGAACCCCCCGGCACTTACTTAAGcgaacgagtgagctgaccactcgaccaacccaagttggttagaAAAACTTTTGTTATATTATCATGTTACATATACATAATTTAAGACTTTAGACATAAATTCTTTCTATCATTTCACAAGAGTTAAAACAAAGATATTGTGCATTCAATTGTATATTCATCTTATTTTTAGCGATTTGATTGGTATTTAAACTaccaaagaaatataaaaccgtTTTAAGATACAAATTAAATACATCTATTTTAACTCAAAAATAGATAAAATATGTTAGTAAATTTTAACAGATAATAATGTTAGTTATATTACTTTGATTTCAATAATAAATAAGATActataacataaaaaaattttaagtaaattttaacaaaaacagttctACATAATTGTTTCTTTTGTTATGATAACATACAAAAATGATATTCAAGGACAAATTTTATCTTATGTTAGAATTGTACTTGTTCAAAtcagttttaatataaaaataaaaaaatttaaaaattttacttaTATATCATGAAAAAATATCTATAAATTTAACtgctaatattatttaaataaaattttttaaaaagatagaattctaatataaatattttaatttaatatataataaacTATNNNNNNNNNNNNNNNNNNNNNNNNNNNNtcattgattttattattttaatattaaaaatggtTACTatgtatgtttttattttaaaaacttaGCTCAAAGAGGTTGTCGATTGAATACCTTGACTGTTGATATGATTCAAcaagtttttttttatatatatatttttgtatagGATAAATTACCatttttatttatgaatgttcAAACAACTAATAATATTacccataaaaaataaaattgacatTATATCAATGAAAGATAAGGTTCttttgacaaaaatatttaaaCCCTAAAGTTTTGTTAACTTCTTTCAAAAatcaatcaaaatttcaaaactaaCCCTTATCTTTTCTATGATTTTCAAACTCTACCTCCACCTCATCCACTATTACCGCCACCCTAACCCAACCCCACCACATAACCATCATTCATCACCACTACCCCTTTACATTCATCTCCACCCACAACCAACCCCCAAATCACATTTGAAACTCATTATCCCAATTTTTATAATTCCTCACCATCAACAACATCAACtaattaatcataaaataaataaatggatcaattttaaaattaaaaaaattaaatgatgtTCTACAAACTACATAATCATTCAGCATCAATAATACCTTACTCTAATTATTCAGCACTAAAATAAAAtcttcatataaattaaaaaatagagaaatcaataaaataaaagaacaagaagcacAAGAAAAGGAAAGAGTTATAGAGGTAGATAACACAATAGTGTATAGCAGAAGTCGGCGTTGTGGCGGTGTAGTGTAGAGGTGGACAATGTGACTGTGGAGAGCAGATAAATAAACATCATGAgagtgaaaaatagaaaaagagagaacaCAACAGTGATTAATATACGAATGAGAGAAAAAAACGTGATAGAAAATAAGAGAAGAGAGGGACACACACAATGACATCataaaagaaaagaggtaaagaTGGAAGAGTGGAAAGCATTGAGTGTATTAGAGATTCAAGAAAATGGTATAAGATCATGAAGGTAGAAGTGCAAAATGTGGTAGAAAAAAAACTGAAAAGTGACATTAAAAGTGGATGTGGAAAGAGGCAGAGAAAGAATGGCATGATAGTGGCAGAGTCATATCTGACAACTGTCGAGCTCGAAGGTGGAGAATGGAGATAAATGTGACCATAGAAGTGGAGGGAGGAGGATGTATAGTAATGGGATAGATAGGGGCAAATTTTTACTTTACTCGATTCTGTCCCGTCCTACAATAATTCTCATAGAACCTGTCTCATTCCTATCCATAGGTAGTAAAAAGTTAAACCCTAACCCGTTTTTGCGGGTATCTACTCCacccctataattattaaaattcaacaaataaaattaaattcaaaatagtATACGTAACGCGTAGAATAGCGGCGGTTTAATTGCCGAATTACAGGTTGCCCGCGAAATAGTATACGTAACGCATAAAGGCGCAGGATTCACATTTCGCGGCGGTTTCCAGCAACCGCTGGCATAACCGCCGCAAATCTTGAACTTTGCGGCGAATAGTTTAGCGgcggtttttttttaatttctttttatctAAAGAATAAtatcattatttaatattttttaaaagtttttattatattttattatttttttcatcttttttatttaaagaaTATTATACCCTTTTTTATCTCTAAAATTCTGCACTATGGAAAAAAAGCTCATGAATATTTAACTGCGAAGCAAACTAACATATCTATTTTAATAATGTCAATAAAGTATTTCAATAGTCATCCAAAAAGGTAAAGTACCTGGCTAATAATTAATGCTGCATACTTAACATAAACTAAACATATAGCAAAAAACAAAGTATCACATAAAATCTAATTTCTATTTTCCGCCATGTCCGTCCAGAGAATTCATCTGTGCAGCGATGTTCGGAGGCAGCTCCCCACATTGCTGTTGGACCAGATAACTCAGCACACTCTCTATTGCCTGTCTATTCGTTTTCTCTGCTGCTAATTCATCCTCCATTGCTTTCGGCTTCAATTTTTCAGTTGTCACCTCCGCCTGTAGTTCAGTCAGCATCCTTTGGGCCTCTTCTACTTGAGCTCTATCCACCGGCGGCTGCGAGCTCAGACGGAAGAGTTGACTTGGTGTCGGCCCGTGTCCTATCCCACGCACTCTACCCGAGTGCTCTTTACCGAGAGCTTGGACAAGAGAATCATTTTCTAACAATATTCTTGTAGATTCATCAAGCTGCTCAATCTCAGATATTTTTTTCTGCAGGCATAAATAAAATTACA includes:
- the LOC107607849 gene encoding uncharacterized protein LOC107607849 — encoded protein: MRRKRILKEKDKVLPKRKISVKEGIETESSGGKKRGGQRSASESDAKGTGPTVKPKRTRPAAKPKRIGHNVKSQRTRPAVYAEEAVPTVQPNDRPPIGLYVNEEDSDDDDPIYEYESENLHTPVSSEDEGDKHEFLAFNDEYRFGEGRFDIGTKFATIDGFKEVVRDIFISEGRELLWIKNDKERVRVGCRGKDCLWLPHLSYNKTLLCFQVKTYKSEHTCTRYLGSNAADQHWISKKVEKRIASQPHMTTNKAIDFLIEEFNLVVHPKMVYRAVKEAKERITRNKKEQYEKLRDYGMEIIKSNPRSIARVDVKPIPQSLPVFNKIYICFEGYKKGFKSGCRPFIHLDENFLKTYLGGQLLSAVAQDATTNFM
- the LOC107607850 gene encoding uncharacterized protein LOC107607850 — encoded protein: MTKGLARAREEELEKQGRRVGRGEVWILKHKRPDGSYIHEEARRIGKKISEIEQLDESTRILLENDSLVQALGKEHSGRVRGIGHGPTPSQLFRLSSQPPVDRAQVEEAQRMLTELQAEVTTEKLKPKAMEDELAAEKTNRQAIESVLSYLVQQQCGELPPNIAAQMNSLDGHGGK